The genomic DNA GAAGAGGTTGACCCAATCTACGAGATTGCCGGTATTCAGAAGGCGCTTGATGGCGGACCAGCAGTTCTTTTTGAGAACATTAAGGGTTACCCCAATTTTTACAATGTAGGGAATATCTTAAGCCGACGGGAGAGGATTGCTGACCTATATGATGAAGACGACCCGATACAGTTAAAGTTCAGGTTCAGGGATGCCTTAAAGAAACCACTACCACCCAAGAT from Pseudomonadota bacterium includes the following:
- a CDS encoding UbiD family decarboxylase, coding for MKKKDVTNIRGTLEYLDSKGEVLHVKEEVDPIYEIAGIQKALDGGPAVLFENIKGYPNFYNVGNILSRRERIADLYDEDDPIQLKFRFRDALKKPLPPK